A stretch of Balnearium lithotrophicum DNA encodes these proteins:
- the rpsO gene encoding 30S ribosomal protein S15 — protein MPIDKDVVEEIVKKYGFHDKDTGSPEVQIAILTERIKNLTRHFQENKHDNYNKRALQRLVGRRKKLLKYLKEKDFNRYQNIVLKLGLRK, from the coding sequence ATGCCGATAGACAAGGATGTAGTAGAGGAGATTGTTAAGAAGTACGGATTTCACGACAAGGACACAGGTTCTCCAGAGGTACAGATTGCTATTTTGACAGAGAGAATTAAGAACCTAACAAGGCACTTTCAGGAGAACAAGCACGACAACTACAACAAGAGAGCTCTCCAGAGGCTCGTAGGTAGAAGGAAAAAGCTCCTTAAGTATCTAAAGGAAAAGGACTTTAACAGGTATCAGAACATCGTTCTCAAACTTGGTCTCAGAAAGTAA